The following coding sequences lie in one Glycine soja cultivar W05 chromosome 16, ASM419377v2, whole genome shotgun sequence genomic window:
- the LOC114391266 gene encoding rubber cis-polyprenyltransferase HRT2-like, with amino-acid sequence MQKSSGNIIGHFLGGLYCYLRRCMFAILSVGPVPSHIAFIMDGNRRYAKKRNMEEGDGHKAGFTALMSILRYCYELGVKYVTVYAFSIDNFKRKPNEVQSLMELMREKIEELLQQESLINEYGVRLHFIGDLQLLTEPVIASVEKAMRVTAHNNQRVLLVCIAYTSRHEMVHAVQECCKEKWNEVQASKEAKLTNGAFARIDQGLKGNGFDLLFQDLCKDYQNATKACNSVPKRVEPAGEKDGMLEHTVEKGNDSEAEITSCNELVEMTEERKYNQGDVPLIKLVDIEKHMYMAVAPDPDILIRTSGEARLSNFLLWQTSTCPLYAPTALWPEIGLRHLVWAVLNFQRHHFYLEKKRKQF; translated from the coding sequence ATGCAGAAAAGTTCTGGAAATATTATAGGCCATTTCCTTGGAGGTTTATATTGTTATCTAAGAAGATGCATGTTTGCCATTTTATCCGTGGGTCCTGTGCCAAGTCATATTGCTTTCATCATGGATGGGAATCGAAGGTATGCAAAGAAGAGAAACATGGAAGAAGGTGATGGCCATAAGGCTGGATTTACTGCTCTCATGTCCATCCTTAGATACTGTTATGAATTGGGAGTGAAGTATGTCACTGTCTATGCATTCAGCATTGATAACTTCAAAAGGAAGCCTAATGAGGTTCAGTCCTTGATGGAATTGATGCGGGAAAAGATTGAAGAGTTGCTTCAACAAGAAAGTCTTATCAATGAATACGGTGTTAGATTACATTTCATTGGAGACTTGCAACTATTGACTGAGCCTGTCATAGCTTCTGTGGAAAAGGCAATGAGAGTTACTGCTCACAACAACCAGAGAGTTCTTTTGGTTTGCATAGCCTATACTTCTCGTCACGAGATGGTGCATGCTGTTCAAGAATGCTGCAAGGAAAAATGGAATGAAGTTCAAGCATCAAAAGAAGCAAAACTTACAAATGGTGCATTTGCAAGAATTGATCAGGGCCTGAAAGGAAATGGTTTTGATTTGCTTTTTCAAGATTTATGTAAAGACTATCAAAATGCAACCAAAGCTTGTAATAGTGTACCTAAACGAGTGGAACCTGCTGGAGAGAAAGATGGCATGTTGGAGCATACTGTTGAAAAAGGTAACGATAGTGAAGCTGAAATCACATCATGCAATGAGCTGGTTGAAATGACTGAAGAGAGAAAGTATAACCAGGGTGATGTTCCTTTAATAAAACTGGTGGATATTGAGAAGCACATGTACATGGCAGTGGCACCTGATCCAGACATCTTGATCCGAACTTCTGGAGAGGCTCGACTCAGCAATTTTCTTCTTTGGCAGACTAGTACCTGCCCTTTGTATGCACCAACTGCACTTTGGCCTGAAATAGGCCTAAGACACTTGGTCTGGGCAGTATTGAACTTTCAGAGACACCATTTTTAtttggaaaagaaaaggaagcagTTTTAA
- the LOC114389302 gene encoding ubiquitin domain-containing protein DSK2b-like isoform X2, whose translation MGGDSAIEESEGVNVNINVRCSNGFKFSVQIAVDSTVSSFKDVVARNCDIPAEQQRLIYKGRILKDDQTLRSYGLEADHTVHLVRGSAPANPTGGTNTSSTNTNTTTNNARGAGANEGGGLGGLGFGASLFPGLGVNGTGGNGLFGEGFPDLEQMQQPFISNPNLVREIMNSPTMQNLMNNPEIVRNLIMNNPQMQELMDRNPELAHILNDPSTLRQTLEATRNPEIMREMMRNTDRAMSNIESSPEGFNMLRRMYENIQEPFLNATTMAGNTGNNNAAVSGTHGGHARDRSTNPSTTSSEATAGSPLPNTNPLPNPWSSTGTGGAQNNPRRSLTTGVDARQQGPTGLGGLGLPDLESMMGGSAMPDAALLTQLMQNPAISQMMQSMLSNPQTLNQILGANTEQRGMPDLNSLREVMQNPEFLRLFSSPETLQQLLSFQQALMSQLGQQQSTRESGQTGGGTEPPEQLYASQLSQLQEMGFFDTQENIRALIATSGNVHAAVERLLGNSGQ comes from the exons ATGGGAGGTGACAGTGCCATTGAGGAATCCGAAGGGGTCAACGTCAACATCAACGTTCGCTGCTCCAACGGTTTCAAGTTTTCCGTTCAGATTGCCGTCGATTCCACCGTTAGTTCCTTCAAGGACGTTGTCGCTCGCAACTGCGACATCCCTGCCGAACAACAGCGCCTCATTTACAAGGGTCGCATCTTGAAGGATGATCAAACCCTACGAAGCTACG GTTTGGAGGCAGATCACACTGTCCATTTGGTTCGTGGCTCTGCTCCTGCCAATCCAACTGGTGGGACCAATACTAGTAGCACCAATACCAATACCACAACAAATAATGCTAGAGGTGCTGGTGCCAATGAAGGTGGGGGCTTAGGAGGGCTTGGTTTTGGAGCTTCACTATTCCCTGGGCTAGGTGTCAATGGGACTGGGGGCAATGGTTTATTTGGTGAGGGATTTCCTGATCTTGAACAGATGCAGCAACCCTTTATTTCTAATCCCAATTTAGTGAGAGAAATAATGAATTCACCCACCATGCAGAATCTAATGAATAATCCTGAAATAGTACGGAATCTTATAATGAATAATCCGCAGATGCAAGAGCTCATGGATCGAAACCCTGAGCTAGCACACATACTTAATGATCCCAGCACTCTCCGCCAGACCCTTGAAGCTACAAGGAACCCTGAGATCATGCGTGAAATGATGAGAAATACAGACAGAGCAATGAGCAACATTGAATCTTCTCCCGAGGGATTCAACATGCTGAGGCGCATGTATGAAAATATTCAAGAACCATTTTTGAATGCCACTACGATGGCTGGTAATACAGGAAATAATAATGCAGCAGTTTCAGGGACTCATGGTGGCCATGCAAGGGACCGATCAACAAATCCCTCCACCACTAGTTCTGAAGCAACTGCTGGTTCTCCCTTACCCAATACTAACCCGCTTCCAAATCCTTGGTCCTCTACGGGAA CTGGAGGTGCTCAAAATAACCCCAGAAGGTCGTTGACTACTGGTGTGGATGCCAGACAGCAAGGACCTACTGGCTTAGGTGGGCTTGGTCTGCCAGACCTTGAAAGCATGATGGGTGGTAGTGCTATGCCAGATGCTGCTTTATTGACCCAGCTAATGCAAAATCCAGCTATCTCACAAATGATGCAAAGTATGCTTTCCAACCCACAAACATTGAATCAG ATCCTTGGTGCTAATACTGAGCAGCGTGGCATGCCGGATTTAAATTCTCTTAGAGAAGTAATGCAAAATCCAGAATTCCTTCGTTTGTTTTCTTCACCTGAGACGTTGCAG CAACTCTTGTCTTTCCAGCAAGCTCTTATGTCTCAGCTTGGCCAGCAACAATCAACACG GGAATCTGGTCAAACTGGCGGAGGCACTG AGCCGCCAGAGCAGCTGTATGCCTCCCAACTTTCACAGCTTCAAGAGATGGGATTCTTTGACACACAAGAGAACATTAGAGCTCTTATCGCCACTTCAGGTAATGTTCATGCAGCAGTTGAACGACTATTGGGGAACTCTGGTCAGTAG
- the LOC114389302 gene encoding ubiquitin domain-containing protein DSK2a-like isoform X1: MGGDSAIEESEGVNVNINVRCSNGFKFSVQIAVDSTVSSFKDVVARNCDIPAEQQRLIYKGRILKDDQTLRSYGLEADHTVHLVRGSAPANPTGGTNTSSTNTNTTTNNARGAGANEGGGLGGLGFGASLFPGLGVNGTGGNGLFGEGFPDLEQMQQPFISNPNLVREIMNSPTMQNLMNNPEIVRNLIMNNPQMQELMDRNPELAHILNDPSTLRQTLEATRNPEIMREMMRNTDRAMSNIESSPEGFNMLRRMYENIQEPFLNATTMAGNTGNNNAAVSGTHGGHARDRSTNPSTTSSEATAGSPLPNTNPLPNPWSSTGTGGAQNNPRRSLTTGVDARQQGPTGLGGLGLPDLESMMGGSAMPDAALLTQLMQNPAISQMMQSMLSNPQTLNQILGANTEQRGMPDLNSLREVMQNPEFLRLFSSPETLQQLLSFQQALMSQLGQQQSTRESGQTGGGTGPMNNLGLEMLSSMFGGLGAGSLAVPNRSNEPPEQLYASQLSQLQEMGFFDTQENIRALIATSGNVHAAVERLLGNSGQ, translated from the exons ATGGGAGGTGACAGTGCCATTGAGGAATCCGAAGGGGTCAACGTCAACATCAACGTTCGCTGCTCCAACGGTTTCAAGTTTTCCGTTCAGATTGCCGTCGATTCCACCGTTAGTTCCTTCAAGGACGTTGTCGCTCGCAACTGCGACATCCCTGCCGAACAACAGCGCCTCATTTACAAGGGTCGCATCTTGAAGGATGATCAAACCCTACGAAGCTACG GTTTGGAGGCAGATCACACTGTCCATTTGGTTCGTGGCTCTGCTCCTGCCAATCCAACTGGTGGGACCAATACTAGTAGCACCAATACCAATACCACAACAAATAATGCTAGAGGTGCTGGTGCCAATGAAGGTGGGGGCTTAGGAGGGCTTGGTTTTGGAGCTTCACTATTCCCTGGGCTAGGTGTCAATGGGACTGGGGGCAATGGTTTATTTGGTGAGGGATTTCCTGATCTTGAACAGATGCAGCAACCCTTTATTTCTAATCCCAATTTAGTGAGAGAAATAATGAATTCACCCACCATGCAGAATCTAATGAATAATCCTGAAATAGTACGGAATCTTATAATGAATAATCCGCAGATGCAAGAGCTCATGGATCGAAACCCTGAGCTAGCACACATACTTAATGATCCCAGCACTCTCCGCCAGACCCTTGAAGCTACAAGGAACCCTGAGATCATGCGTGAAATGATGAGAAATACAGACAGAGCAATGAGCAACATTGAATCTTCTCCCGAGGGATTCAACATGCTGAGGCGCATGTATGAAAATATTCAAGAACCATTTTTGAATGCCACTACGATGGCTGGTAATACAGGAAATAATAATGCAGCAGTTTCAGGGACTCATGGTGGCCATGCAAGGGACCGATCAACAAATCCCTCCACCACTAGTTCTGAAGCAACTGCTGGTTCTCCCTTACCCAATACTAACCCGCTTCCAAATCCTTGGTCCTCTACGGGAA CTGGAGGTGCTCAAAATAACCCCAGAAGGTCGTTGACTACTGGTGTGGATGCCAGACAGCAAGGACCTACTGGCTTAGGTGGGCTTGGTCTGCCAGACCTTGAAAGCATGATGGGTGGTAGTGCTATGCCAGATGCTGCTTTATTGACCCAGCTAATGCAAAATCCAGCTATCTCACAAATGATGCAAAGTATGCTTTCCAACCCACAAACATTGAATCAG ATCCTTGGTGCTAATACTGAGCAGCGTGGCATGCCGGATTTAAATTCTCTTAGAGAAGTAATGCAAAATCCAGAATTCCTTCGTTTGTTTTCTTCACCTGAGACGTTGCAG CAACTCTTGTCTTTCCAGCAAGCTCTTATGTCTCAGCTTGGCCAGCAACAATCAACACG GGAATCTGGTCAAACTGGCGGAGGCACTG GACCAATGAACAACTTGGGATTGGAGATGTTATCGAGCATGTTTGGTGGACTTGGAGCTGGTAGCCTAGCGGTTCCAAATAGATCAAATG AGCCGCCAGAGCAGCTGTATGCCTCCCAACTTTCACAGCTTCAAGAGATGGGATTCTTTGACACACAAGAGAACATTAGAGCTCTTATCGCCACTTCAGGTAATGTTCATGCAGCAGTTGAACGACTATTGGGGAACTCTGGTCAGTAG